From Leptolyngbya sp. KIOST-1, one genomic window encodes:
- a CDS encoding DUF3493 domain-containing protein: protein MPPKYSRPDELPDTPPEGMSSEKYARLKAEAQAPYKGLRKFIYGAVGASGAIGAFVFFTELLAGRDMGSALPNLAVQLGVVALMVVLFRLEKKD, encoded by the coding sequence ATGCCCCCCAAATACAGCCGACCGGACGAACTGCCAGATACGCCCCCCGAGGGCATGAGTTCCGAAAAATATGCCCGTCTCAAGGCCGAAGCCCAGGCGCCCTACAAAGGTCTGCGTAAGTTTATCTACGGAGCGGTGGGGGCCTCGGGGGCGATCGGGGCGTTTGTGTTTTTCACCGAGCTGCTGGCCGGGCGCGACATGGGCAGCGCCTTGCCCAATCTGGCGGTGCAGCTGGGGGTGGTGGCCCTCATGGTGGTGCTGTTTCGGTTAGAGAAAAAAGACTAG
- a CDS encoding DUF4349 domain-containing protein, with the protein MTRSAFPLLRANRMALVTITLGAALVGGCAEVPEIVLRQEALSTEADMAMGGAVAENQAIAPDAESAAPDMARGVGIIEPAPNDIGQSAPQLVKQASLVLVLTDIDAAVDQVQTILQQAQGDLLSLQDQRSPEGAAQQVTLTLRVPQAELDDVVKSLRSLGTVQQQSLTAEDVSSQLVDLDARLKNLRQSEAALLQIMERSGEISHVLEVARELSTVRESIERIAAQQQNLRRQVAYSQIFLTLQSPVTPVTPLRPVGETLANTWDTATQSVKAFTVSGLKLGLWLLAFSPYWALLAAAGYGGYRLWHSRPDQPVAAETDNG; encoded by the coding sequence ATGACCCGCTCTGCATTCCCCTTACTGCGTGCTAATCGTATGGCCCTGGTGACGATCACCTTAGGAGCTGCCCTGGTCGGCGGCTGTGCCGAGGTGCCCGAAATTGTTCTCCGGCAAGAGGCCCTGTCTACCGAGGCCGACATGGCGATGGGCGGAGCTGTGGCTGAAAACCAGGCGATCGCCCCCGATGCAGAATCAGCGGCTCCTGATATGGCGCGGGGTGTTGGAATTATTGAACCAGCCCCCAACGACATCGGGCAGTCAGCGCCTCAGCTCGTCAAACAGGCCAGTCTGGTACTGGTGCTGACGGATATTGACGCTGCCGTAGACCAGGTGCAAACCATTCTCCAGCAGGCCCAGGGGGATCTGCTGAGTCTGCAAGATCAGCGATCGCCTGAAGGGGCTGCCCAGCAGGTGACCCTGACCCTGCGGGTGCCTCAGGCGGAGCTAGACGATGTTGTGAAGTCCCTGCGTTCCCTGGGAACGGTGCAGCAGCAGTCGCTTACCGCCGAGGACGTGTCGAGCCAGCTGGTGGATCTCGATGCCCGACTGAAGAACCTGCGCCAGTCGGAGGCGGCGCTGCTGCAAATCATGGAGCGATCGGGGGAAATTTCCCACGTGCTGGAGGTGGCCCGCGAACTGAGCACCGTGCGCGAGAGCATTGAGCGGATCGCTGCTCAGCAGCAGAATCTCCGGCGGCAGGTGGCCTATTCCCAGATCTTTTTGACGCTGCAGAGCCCGGTGACGCCGGTTACACCGCTGCGACCCGTCGGTGAAACCCTGGCTAACACCTGGGACACCGCCACTCAGTCGGTAAAGGCCTTCACCGTCAGCGGGTTGAAATTGGGGCTGTGGCTGCTGGCCTTTAGCCCCTACTGGGCGCTGCTGGCAGCGGCGGGCTACGGCGGCTATCGTCTGTGGCACAGCCGCCCAGACCAGCCCGTCGCCGCTGAAACCGACAATGGCTAA
- a CDS encoding PAS domain-containing protein, giving the protein MQILWGPDYIQFYNDAYIPIAGNKHPKGIGQRGAECWPEVWDFSGPLLDRVVATGEATWSEDQPLTLNRNGQPEEGYFTFSYSPIWAAAGDVGGIFIAVNETTQNVVGERRERALRAEAQAASENLANVLTSISDEFMMVDSDGCFTYVNDRAVAALERPRQDLLGRSLWDVFPEPVARRLNQGLREAMEAQTAVSFELFCAAEGRWLENRVYPFGSKTGGYGTVGHGTVSHGASLLRVDITDRKRLEQAFHSSQEQLSSLLSTAPASIAHGRFFVDRTYSIDYRSVGCETITGYRLAELTPDLWLDRTFAEDWAGNAEPMFNAIFEQQPITLEYRFRHRDGSVRWIADSLTSRRDEAQDCWRVTLVGIDITPRKQAEEALRRSETHLAMAQRVAQFGSWEFYPDDQRSVWSRVMFDQFGYEPNQTEPSYADLLQRIHPEDRPMVEQFVERAIAEPQPCAFDFRVILPTGTLRYLHTRCEAVLDGQGQVVKLIGTCLNITDRKQIEVVLRQSQERLQLALQGANCGTWDYDLSNQNLIWSDRCKAIFGLDPATEMTFEVFAQAIHPDDRDRVQRAVDEAIAHGQDYDVEMRTLWPDGTVRWVRSIGRVYSDDRELPHRMAGVVMDISRLKQAEVNLRESEERYRVLAEAMPQMVWLADRNGVQFWNQRWYDYTGISKTAAAGTGGTQLVHPDEQARTLELWQQAIEQGGGFDIEQRIRRHDGVYRWFLNRGLPVQDSSGQVTRWVGTITDIDDQKQLEAQRARLLDQERLAREAAENANRIKDEFLAVLSHELRSPLNPILGWARLLRTTQLSAAKTEAALETIERNARLQSQLIDDLLDVSRILRGKLMLNSLPTSLSAVIHGALETVRSVAEAKGVQIQTDLDETPFQVLGDPNRLQQVVWNLLTNGVKFTPQGGQVTVRLAYANNWAAIQVSDTGKGIVPEFLPHVFDRFRQADSTTTRDFGGLGLGLAIAHQIVDMHSGTIAAESLGEGQGASFTVRLPVMVGEVAPTPPSSPVVTSVDLHDIHVMVVEDDVDSRHLIASTLQQFGAQVTALASAADAITALSTLQPDVLVSDIGMPGMDGYMLMQQIRAMTQTSQIPAIALTAYTSEIDQKKVFLAGFQKHLPKPMDVTQLVETIAALVQQPSSAQQ; this is encoded by the coding sequence ATGCAAATTTTGTGGGGGCCTGACTACATTCAGTTCTATAACGATGCCTACATCCCGATCGCGGGCAACAAGCATCCGAAGGGCATTGGCCAGCGGGGGGCCGAGTGCTGGCCGGAGGTGTGGGACTTTTCGGGGCCGTTGCTCGATCGCGTCGTGGCGACCGGCGAAGCCACCTGGTCAGAGGACCAGCCCCTGACGCTCAACCGCAACGGTCAGCCGGAGGAGGGGTATTTCACCTTTTCCTACTCGCCAATTTGGGCCGCGGCGGGGGACGTAGGCGGGATTTTTATCGCCGTCAATGAGACGACCCAAAACGTGGTGGGGGAGCGCCGGGAACGTGCCCTGCGGGCCGAAGCTCAGGCGGCCAGTGAAAATCTGGCCAATGTCCTCACCAGCATCAGTGACGAGTTCATGATGGTTGACTCAGACGGGTGCTTTACCTACGTCAACGATCGCGCGGTGGCAGCCCTGGAAAGACCTCGGCAGGATCTGCTGGGGCGATCGCTCTGGGATGTGTTTCCGGAACCAGTGGCGCGGCGCTTGAACCAGGGGCTGCGGGAGGCGATGGAGGCACAAACCGCCGTCAGTTTTGAGCTGTTCTGCGCCGCCGAGGGACGCTGGCTCGAAAATCGAGTCTATCCGTTTGGCAGCAAAACCGGTGGTTATGGAACCGTTGGCCATGGAACCGTTAGCCATGGAGCGTCGCTGCTGCGGGTTGACATTACCGATCGCAAGCGCCTGGAGCAGGCTTTCCACAGCTCCCAGGAGCAGCTCAGCAGTCTGCTCAGCACGGCTCCCGCCTCCATTGCCCACGGCCGTTTTTTTGTCGATCGCACCTATTCCATCGACTATCGTTCCGTGGGGTGTGAAACCATCACTGGCTACCGCCTGGCCGAACTCACCCCCGATCTGTGGCTCGATCGCACCTTTGCGGAGGACTGGGCGGGGAACGCTGAGCCCATGTTTAACGCCATTTTTGAGCAGCAGCCGATCACCCTGGAGTATCGCTTTCGCCACCGGGATGGCTCGGTGCGGTGGATTGCAGACAGCCTCACCTCCCGGCGCGATGAGGCTCAGGACTGCTGGCGGGTGACGCTGGTAGGAATTGACATCACCCCCCGCAAACAGGCCGAGGAGGCCCTGCGCCGCAGCGAAACCCACCTGGCCATGGCTCAGCGGGTGGCCCAGTTTGGCAGCTGGGAGTTTTACCCCGACGATCAGCGGAGCGTGTGGTCGCGGGTTATGTTTGACCAATTTGGCTATGAGCCGAACCAAACCGAACCCAGCTACGCCGACTTGCTCCAGCGCATTCACCCGGAAGACCGGCCGATGGTGGAGCAGTTTGTCGAACGGGCGATTGCGGAACCCCAGCCCTGCGCCTTTGACTTCAGGGTCATTTTGCCTACCGGGACGCTGCGCTATCTGCACACTCGCTGCGAAGCCGTGCTCGATGGCCAGGGCCAGGTGGTGAAGCTGATCGGCACCTGCCTCAACATCACCGACCGCAAGCAGATCGAGGTGGTTTTGCGCCAGAGCCAGGAACGGCTGCAGCTGGCTTTGCAGGGGGCCAACTGCGGCACCTGGGACTACGACCTGAGCAACCAGAACCTGATCTGGTCAGATCGCTGTAAGGCAATATTTGGCCTTGATCCAGCCACGGAGATGACGTTTGAGGTGTTTGCCCAGGCCATTCATCCCGACGATCGCGATCGGGTGCAGCGGGCGGTGGACGAGGCGATCGCCCACGGCCAGGACTACGATGTGGAAATGCGGACCCTGTGGCCCGACGGCACTGTGCGGTGGGTGCGATCGATCGGTCGCGTCTACTCCGATGACCGCGAGCTACCCCACAGGATGGCCGGGGTGGTGATGGATATTTCCCGCCTGAAGCAGGCGGAAGTAAACCTGCGGGAGAGCGAGGAGCGCTACCGGGTGCTGGCTGAGGCCATGCCCCAAATGGTCTGGTTGGCCGATCGCAATGGCGTTCAGTTCTGGAATCAGCGCTGGTACGACTACACCGGCATCTCCAAAACCGCCGCCGCTGGTACCGGCGGGACTCAGCTGGTGCACCCCGACGAGCAGGCCCGCACCCTGGAGCTGTGGCAGCAGGCGATCGAACAGGGGGGCGGCTTCGACATTGAGCAGCGAATCCGTCGCCACGACGGCGTATACCGCTGGTTTCTCAACCGCGGCCTGCCGGTGCAGGACAGCAGCGGCCAGGTCACTCGCTGGGTGGGTACCATCACCGATATTGACGACCAGAAGCAGCTCGAAGCCCAGCGGGCCCGGCTGCTCGACCAGGAGCGCCTGGCCCGGGAAGCCGCCGAGAACGCCAACCGGATCAAGGATGAGTTTCTGGCGGTGCTCTCCCACGAACTTCGGTCCCCCCTCAATCCCATCCTGGGCTGGGCCAGGCTGCTGCGCACCACCCAGCTCAGCGCCGCCAAGACCGAGGCGGCCCTGGAAACCATTGAGCGCAATGCTCGCCTGCAGTCTCAGCTGATTGACGACCTGCTCGATGTCTCGCGCATTTTGCGCGGCAAGCTGATGCTCAACAGCCTGCCGACATCGCTGAGCGCCGTCATTCACGGTGCCTTGGAAACCGTGCGATCGGTGGCGGAAGCCAAAGGCGTGCAGATTCAGACCGATCTCGACGAGACTCCCTTTCAGGTGTTGGGCGACCCCAACCGACTCCAGCAGGTGGTCTGGAATTTGCTCACCAACGGGGTAAAGTTTACCCCCCAGGGTGGCCAGGTGACCGTGCGCCTGGCCTACGCGAACAACTGGGCGGCGATTCAGGTCAGCGACACTGGCAAGGGCATTGTGCCGGAATTTTTACCCCACGTGTTTGACCGCTTCCGGCAGGCCGACAGCACCACCACCCGCGATTTTGGCGGGCTGGGGCTGGGGCTGGCGATCGCCCACCAGATTGTTGACATGCACAGCGGCACTATTGCGGCCGAAAGCCTGGGGGAGGGGCAGGGGGCCAGCTTTACCGTGCGCCTGCCGGTGATGGTGGGGGAGGTGGCCCCTACTCCCCCCAGCAGTCCAGTGGTTACCTCGGTGGATCTGCACGACATTCATGTCATGGTGGTTGAAGATGATGTCGATAGCCGTCACTTAATTGCTTCGACGCTTCAGCAGTTTGGTGCCCAGGTGACGGCTCTGGCCTCGGCCGCCGACGCTATTACGGCCCTCTCCACCCTGCAGCCCGATGTTCTGGTGAGCGATATCGGTATGCCCGGCATGGATGGCTACATGCTGATGCAGCAGATCAGAGCCATGACTCAGACCAGCCAGATCCCCGCGATCGCCCTGACTGCGTACACCAGCGAAATAGACCAGAAAAAGGTATTTCTGGCCGGGTTTCAGAAGCATTTGCCCAAGCCTATGGACGTGACGCAGCTGGTGGAGACGATCGCGGCGCTGGTGCAACAACCGTCGAGTGCCCAACAATGA
- a CDS encoding glycoside hydrolase family 10 protein, whose protein sequence is MAKRRVKGWRRSLLSFSAALILVLGSSGLLPLLPGAAMVPAEMALASGPKQGLGDQVDPRPNIPRPSVPVVIPSDIQNHWAKACITELVEQRLLAPDARGLFYPDEPILWGDYITLLNLLSPVGPAQGWANPLERALGVTTAPTVAAHYPDAYFQRDRPLVRAEGIMALATKLGGSYQIAANTLINASLEDGRQVPPYAREGVAAALTQGVVVNYPQANRINPTQRLTRGEAAALLCRAAPNNPALRQTIDPAWVTQAQTAAVASPLRETRGVWLTNIDSQVLFSTEALQTAVNRLADLNFNTLYPVVWNYGHTLYPSPTAKRELGVSQHLMGDLRAPGPASESDRDMMQEAIEFGHARGMAVVPWFEFGFMAPANYELYRRHPDWFTQKQAAARSDRPTSTLTALEQAKAAQFDTHQARRKQVDEFLPDDAPLADPGIWMEGNVIPRRWMNPFHPQVQKFQLELINDLVSNYEVDGFQFDDHLGLPVDFGYDPYTINLYRAEHGGKAPPSNPQDAEWVAWRANKISDFLAEVYKLVKARRPNAVVSISPNPYPFAYVNYLQDWPTWVNRGIVDELVVQVYRSDQNRFMWEMNKPSIQAARRRIPVSIGILSGLRAAPVRMDFIADQMAAVRDRAYAGMSFFFYESLWIAPPPETAAQRVEKLQRAFASQANRPG, encoded by the coding sequence ATGGCCAAGAGACGGGTCAAGGGATGGCGGCGATCGCTGCTGAGTTTTAGCGCGGCGCTGATTCTGGTTTTGGGTAGCTCAGGGCTTCTGCCTCTGCTGCCTGGGGCGGCAATGGTTCCGGCTGAGATGGCTCTGGCCTCTGGCCCTAAGCAAGGATTAGGTGATCAGGTAGATCCTCGACCCAATATTCCTCGGCCCTCTGTTCCTGTCGTTATACCGTCAGACATTCAAAACCACTGGGCGAAGGCTTGCATCACCGAGCTAGTGGAACAGCGCCTGCTCGCCCCCGACGCCAGGGGGCTGTTTTACCCCGATGAGCCGATTCTCTGGGGCGACTACATTACCCTGCTGAACTTGCTCTCGCCCGTGGGGCCAGCCCAGGGGTGGGCCAACCCCCTGGAGCGGGCGCTGGGGGTGACTACCGCCCCCACGGTGGCGGCCCACTACCCCGATGCTTACTTTCAGCGCGATCGCCCCCTGGTGCGGGCCGAGGGCATCATGGCCCTGGCCACCAAGCTGGGCGGCAGCTACCAAATTGCCGCCAACACGCTGATCAACGCCAGCCTGGAGGATGGCCGCCAGGTGCCCCCCTACGCCCGCGAAGGGGTGGCTGCCGCCCTCACCCAGGGCGTAGTGGTGAACTATCCCCAGGCCAACCGCATTAACCCCACCCAGCGGCTGACGCGGGGTGAGGCGGCGGCGCTGCTGTGCCGCGCCGCCCCAAACAACCCGGCCCTGCGCCAGACCATTGACCCCGCCTGGGTGACCCAGGCCCAAACCGCTGCCGTGGCCTCTCCCCTGCGGGAAACCCGAGGCGTGTGGTTGACCAACATTGACAGCCAGGTGCTGTTTTCCACCGAAGCGCTGCAAACGGCGGTGAATCGCCTGGCCGACCTCAACTTCAACACCCTCTACCCGGTGGTGTGGAACTACGGCCACACCCTCTACCCCAGCCCCACCGCCAAGCGCGAACTGGGAGTGAGCCAGCACCTGATGGGCGACCTGCGCGCCCCTGGGCCAGCCTCCGAGAGCGATCGCGACATGATGCAGGAGGCGATCGAGTTTGGCCACGCCCGCGGCATGGCGGTGGTGCCCTGGTTTGAGTTTGGCTTCATGGCCCCGGCCAACTACGAACTGTACCGCCGCCATCCCGACTGGTTTACCCAGAAACAGGCCGCAGCTCGCAGCGATCGCCCGACCTCCACTCTGACGGCTCTGGAACAGGCCAAGGCGGCCCAGTTTGACACTCACCAGGCCCGCCGCAAACAGGTGGACGAGTTTTTGCCCGACGACGCGCCCCTGGCCGACCCCGGCATCTGGATGGAGGGCAACGTAATTCCGCGCCGCTGGATGAACCCCTTCCACCCGCAGGTGCAGAAGTTTCAGCTGGAGCTGATCAACGACCTGGTCTCCAACTACGAGGTCGACGGCTTCCAGTTTGACGACCACCTGGGCCTGCCGGTGGACTTTGGCTACGACCCCTACACCATCAATCTCTACCGGGCTGAGCACGGCGGCAAAGCCCCGCCCAGCAATCCGCAGGACGCCGAGTGGGTGGCCTGGCGGGCCAACAAAATCTCGGATTTTCTGGCCGAGGTCTACAAGCTAGTGAAGGCGCGGCGGCCCAATGCGGTGGTGTCGATTTCGCCCAACCCCTACCCCTTTGCCTACGTCAACTACCTGCAAGACTGGCCCACCTGGGTCAACCGGGGCATTGTCGATGAGCTGGTAGTGCAGGTCTACCGCAGCGACCAGAACCGCTTTATGTGGGAAATGAACAAGCCCTCGATTCAGGCGGCGCGGCGCAGGATTCCGGTCAGCATCGGCATTCTCAGCGGGCTGCGGGCTGCCCCGGTGCGGATGGACTTTATTGCTGATCAGATGGCGGCGGTGCGCGATCGCGCCTACGCCGGCATGTCGTTCTTCTTCTACGAGTCGCTGTGGATTGCGCCACCGCCAGAGACAGCGGCCCAGCGGGTGGAAAAGCTGCAGCGGGCCTTCGCCAGCCAGGCAAACCGCCCCGGTTGA
- a CDS encoding DUF1294 domain-containing protein: MKPKLCSGKLITWKDDRGFGFVQPDDGSKDVFLHISELRDATRRPRQNDTIYYYSAIQPNGKTRAVNAFIAGARQRSPKAGAVWGSGPTQSLARFPLVELLLLSIVPFAGVAQVAWLMGNPLPLLLYPLMSIVTYALYADDKKRARQNAWRTTEGTLHICELLGGWPGGFVAQQVLRHKSQKKTYQAEFWAIVAAHHVGWLVWLSVGKALLG; this comes from the coding sequence ATGAAACCCAAGCTCTGCAGCGGCAAACTGATCACCTGGAAAGACGACCGGGGCTTTGGCTTTGTTCAACCCGACGACGGCAGTAAAGACGTTTTTCTTCACATCTCTGAGCTCCGAGACGCCACCCGGCGGCCCCGCCAAAACGACACTATCTATTACTACAGCGCCATTCAGCCAAATGGCAAAACCCGCGCAGTCAATGCCTTCATTGCCGGAGCACGGCAGCGATCGCCCAAGGCAGGGGCGGTCTGGGGCAGCGGTCCCACCCAGTCCCTGGCCCGATTCCCCCTGGTGGAGCTACTGCTGCTGTCAATCGTTCCATTTGCGGGTGTCGCCCAGGTGGCCTGGCTGATGGGTAACCCTCTGCCGCTGCTTCTCTATCCGCTGATGAGCATCGTCACCTACGCTCTCTATGCCGACGACAAAAAGCGCGCCCGGCAAAACGCCTGGCGCACCACTGAGGGCACGCTCCATATCTGCGAGCTGCTCGGCGGCTGGCCCGGTGGCTTTGTCGCCCAGCAGGTGCTGCGCCACAAGAGCCAGAAGAAAACCTACCAGGCTGAATTTTGGGCGATCGTCGCGGCCCATCACGTCGGGTGGCTGGTGTGGCTGTCTGTGGGTAAGGCGCTGCTTGGGTAG
- a CDS encoding translation initiation factor, which produces MAKGKSSAKGSAGAGDRHVYREFGPADPMARAVPDRPPNQQTVRVQVSRKGRGGKTVTVITGFQHSPATLTALAKQLKAQCGTGGTAREDTIEIQGDHAQKLVELLVAKGYQAKRSGG; this is translated from the coding sequence ATGGCAAAGGGTAAGTCGAGTGCTAAGGGCAGTGCGGGGGCTGGGGACCGCCACGTTTACCGTGAGTTTGGCCCCGCCGACCCGATGGCGCGGGCGGTGCCCGATCGCCCTCCCAACCAGCAGACGGTGCGGGTGCAGGTGAGCCGCAAGGGGCGCGGCGGCAAAACCGTGACGGTGATTACCGGCTTTCAGCACAGCCCGGCCACCCTGACGGCTCTGGCCAAGCAGCTCAAGGCCCAGTGCGGCACGGGCGGCACCGCCAGGGAAGACACCATTGAAATTCAGGGCGACCACGCCCAAAAACTAGTCGAACTCCTGGTGGCCAAGGGCTACCAGGCTAAACGGAGCGGAGGTTGA
- a CDS encoding MoaD/ThiS family protein, producing MSNAITVNVKLFAIYQEAYGKPEVQWQFPEASTVGAVRDRALAEHPKLEPWRDRTRLGLNLQFVADDTPLHDGDEVVLIPPVSGG from the coding sequence GTGTCAAACGCTATTACCGTTAACGTCAAACTCTTTGCCATTTACCAGGAAGCCTACGGCAAGCCCGAGGTGCAGTGGCAATTTCCTGAAGCATCTACCGTTGGAGCCGTGCGCGATCGCGCCCTGGCCGAGCACCCCAAGTTGGAACCCTGGCGCGATCGCACTCGTCTGGGCCTCAACCTCCAGTTTGTGGCCGACGACACCCCGCTGCACGATGGCGACGAGGTAGTGCTGATTCCTCCAGTGAGTGGCGGCTAG
- a CDS encoding ligase-associated DNA damage response exonuclease codes for MALITVRPEGLYCEKGDFYIDPWRSVETALITHAHSDHARAGSSQYLATAQSEGILRRRLGGDIQLRGMTYGDRVKLGDTWVSFHPAGHVLGSAQIRVEHRDEVWVVSGDYKRCADPSCTPFEVVPCDTFITEATFGLPIYRWDSGAETVRRIYDWWQGDPERPSILFCYAFGKAQRVLSELTKFTDRPVYVHGAIHVLTEIYREQGVPMVPTLCTSDMPRSHTYTGDLILAPPSGHRSTWMKRFKHPQTAFASGWMAVRGARRRRGYERGFVLSDHADWPGLVQTVQDTGAKTVYVTHGQSEVLSRYLQESFSLEALPLETLFEGEGDI; via the coding sequence ATGGCGCTGATTACCGTGCGTCCCGAGGGGCTGTACTGCGAAAAAGGAGATTTTTACATCGATCCCTGGCGATCGGTGGAAACGGCGTTGATTACCCATGCCCACAGCGACCACGCCCGGGCTGGTTCGTCCCAGTACCTTGCCACGGCCCAGTCGGAGGGCATTTTGCGCAGGCGGTTGGGGGGCGATATTCAGCTGCGGGGGATGACCTACGGCGATCGCGTCAAGCTGGGCGATACCTGGGTGTCGTTTCACCCGGCGGGGCACGTGCTGGGCTCAGCCCAGATCCGCGTCGAGCATCGGGATGAGGTGTGGGTGGTGTCGGGCGACTACAAGCGCTGCGCCGACCCCTCCTGCACCCCCTTTGAGGTGGTGCCCTGCGACACGTTCATCACCGAGGCCACCTTTGGCCTGCCCATCTACCGCTGGGACAGCGGCGCTGAGACGGTGCGCCGCATCTACGACTGGTGGCAGGGCGACCCGGAGCGACCGTCAATTTTGTTTTGCTACGCCTTCGGCAAGGCCCAGCGGGTGCTGAGCGAGCTGACCAAATTCACCGATCGCCCCGTCTACGTTCACGGTGCCATCCACGTACTAACTGAGATCTACCGCGAGCAGGGGGTGCCGATGGTGCCGACGCTTTGCACCTCAGACATGCCCCGCAGCCACACCTACACAGGCGATCTAATTCTGGCGCCGCCCTCGGGCCATCGCTCCACCTGGATGAAGCGCTTTAAGCACCCTCAAACCGCCTTTGCCTCAGGGTGGATGGCGGTGCGCGGGGCGCGGCGGCGGCGCGGCTACGAGCGGGGCTTTGTGCTCTCAGACCACGCTGACTGGCCCGGGCTGGTTCAAACCGTCCAGGACACGGGCGCAAAAACGGTGTACGTCACCCACGGCCAGTCAGAGGTGCTATCGCGCTATCTGCAGGAGTCGTTTAGCCTGGAGGCCCTGCCCCTGGAAACGCTGTTTGAAGGAGAGGGAGACATCTGA
- a CDS encoding ABC transporter ATP-binding protein: MASFQQVLRYYSRYRRAAVWSIAASSLFQVVDLVVPYSIGQILNVLSQQPIDPLSQGLVDRVAAVVRYPAGPGLAIALFLAIIFFATVVRAPIQPWLADWFHWDIALRTRRDHTHSVIRKLLTLPLGFYDLHNPGRISGRVARGLANHTWTYPEIAGQLIPKLVRITGIFVLIWWIDWRIAVVFLVSFIGILSFSLKDLIRLNKKEQALDTYMENTESRTSEIITNIKTVKAFAAEGDELRRQSQRLRREFAVVIRVIHKGYVILGTWQDLIIQSCVFGLLVMTLLATLRGHISLGHFITTLTVSSMAYSELEPISNLGEVFARRYASMLRFHEFMEEPLGTDAVNLVDDPASLPTYQFTGKVHFDQVSFGYDDEKPVLQNIDLLIEPCQTVALVGRSGSGKSTLVKLLFRYFDPHSGRILIDGEDIRRLDVTGYRKRLAIVHQEVDVFNGTLLDNLKYGNPTATMEQVNEACRIARVDEFIYRLPKGYYTVVGERGVRLSGGQRQRLGIARALLVNPDVLVFDEATSSLDYESERSIQLAMRSILGTRTTIIIAHRLSTVREADKIVVLEEGRIAEVGNHEQLLAHGGIYHRLHVLQETGELVS; encoded by the coding sequence ATGGCTTCCTTTCAACAGGTTCTTCGCTACTACAGTCGCTACCGCCGGGCGGCAGTCTGGAGCATTGCCGCCAGCAGCTTATTTCAGGTGGTGGATCTGGTGGTGCCCTACAGCATCGGCCAGATTCTCAACGTGCTCTCGCAGCAGCCCATCGACCCCCTGAGCCAGGGCCTGGTCGATCGGGTGGCGGCAGTGGTGCGGTATCCGGCGGGGCCGGGGCTGGCGATCGCTCTCTTTCTGGCAATTATCTTCTTCGCCACCGTCGTCCGTGCCCCCATCCAGCCCTGGCTGGCCGACTGGTTCCACTGGGACATTGCCCTGCGCACCCGGCGCGACCACACCCACTCGGTAATTCGCAAGCTGCTGACCCTACCCCTAGGCTTCTACGACCTGCACAACCCAGGCCGCATCTCAGGACGGGTGGCGCGGGGACTGGCCAACCACACCTGGACCTACCCCGAAATTGCCGGACAGCTGATTCCCAAGCTGGTGCGAATCACGGGCATCTTCGTTCTGATCTGGTGGATTGACTGGCGGATTGCGGTGGTGTTTCTGGTGTCGTTTATCGGCATTCTCAGCTTTAGCCTGAAGGATCTGATTCGCCTGAACAAAAAGGAGCAGGCCCTCGACACCTACATGGAGAACACCGAAAGCCGCACCTCGGAGATCATCACCAACATCAAAACGGTGAAGGCCTTTGCCGCCGAGGGGGATGAGCTGCGGCGGCAGAGCCAGCGGCTGCGGCGCGAGTTTGCCGTGGTAATTCGCGTCATTCACAAGGGCTATGTGATTCTGGGCACCTGGCAGGATTTGATCATCCAGAGCTGCGTGTTTGGCCTGCTGGTGATGACCCTGCTGGCCACCCTGCGGGGTCACATTTCGCTAGGGCACTTTATCACTACCCTGACGGTGTCGAGCATGGCCTACTCGGAGCTGGAGCCGATTAGCAACCTGGGCGAAGTCTTTGCCCGCCGCTACGCCTCGATGCTGCGCTTCCACGAGTTTATGGAAGAGCCCCTGGGCACCGACGCGGTGAACCTGGTGGACGATCCGGCCAGCCTGCCCACCTACCAGTTCACCGGCAAGGTGCACTTCGACCAGGTGAGCTTTGGCTACGACGACGAAAAGCCCGTACTGCAAAACATCGACCTGCTAATCGAGCCCTGCCAGACGGTGGCGCTGGTGGGCCGCTCCGGCTCGGGTAAGTCAACCCTGGTGAAGCTGCTGTTTCGCTATTTTGACCCCCACAGCGGTCGCATTTTGATCGATGGCGAAGACATTCGCCGCCTGGATGTGACAGGCTACCGCAAGCGGCTGGCGATCGTGCACCAGGAGGTGGACGTGTTCAACGGTACCCTGCTCGACAACCTCAAGTACGGCAACCCCACCGCCACCATGGAGCAGGTCAACGAAGCCTGCCGCATCGCTCGGGTGGACGAGTTCATTTACCGTTTGCCCAAGGGATACTACACGGTGGTGGGCGAGCGGGGGGTGCGCCTCTCGGGCGGACAGCGGCAGCGGCTGGGCATTGCCCGCGCCCTGCTGGTCAACCCCGACGTGCTGGTGTTTGACGAGGCCACCTCTAGCCTCGACTACGAGTCGGAGCGATCGATCCAGCTAGCCATGCGATCGATTCTCGGCACCCGCACCACCATCATCATCGCCCACCGCCTCAGCACAGTGCGCGAGGCCGACAAGATTGTGGTGCTGGAGGAGGGCCGCATTGCCGAGGTGGGCAACCACGAACAGCTGCTGGCCCACGGCGGCATCTACCACCGCCTGCACGTGCTGCAAGAAACCGGCGAACTGGTGAGCTAA